Proteins encoded by one window of Gordonia jinghuaiqii:
- a CDS encoding phytoene desaturase family protein, giving the protein MTTAVVVGGGPNGLAAALHLARNGVDVQVLEAADTVGGGARSGELTVPGVVHDHCSAFHPLGVGSPFWAEVGLERYGLTWKWPEIDCAHPLDSGDAGLLYQSVEATARALGDDGKRWSAMFADLGEHFDDLGDDLLGPILRVPSHPIRLAAFGPRAVLPATLLARWFRTERARALYGGIAAHLFSRFDRPLTAALGLMIAASGHRYGWPVAEGGSGAIIAAVVAALGESGGKIETGVRVSTRADIPPADLVLLDLSPAQVLSIYGDAMPARVRRSYQRYRVGSSAFKVDFAIDGDIPWTNPDCVRAGTVHLGGSFDEVSYTEKQRASGVMVERPFVLLGQQYVADPTRSAGTINPIYAYAHVPRGFDGDATEQIVTQIERFAPGFRDRIIATTSAGTEQLHAYNANFAAGDIIGGANDGLQTVLRPRLALDPYAIGVPGVYICSQASPPGAGVHGLCGYRAAESALRFDRTRHGPADR; this is encoded by the coding sequence ATGACAACTGCCGTCGTGGTCGGCGGCGGGCCCAACGGGCTCGCCGCCGCCCTGCACCTGGCCCGCAACGGCGTCGACGTGCAGGTGCTCGAGGCCGCGGACACCGTAGGGGGAGGCGCGCGGTCGGGTGAGCTCACCGTCCCCGGCGTCGTTCACGATCACTGTTCGGCGTTCCACCCGTTGGGTGTGGGGTCGCCGTTCTGGGCGGAGGTCGGTCTCGAGCGGTACGGCCTGACGTGGAAGTGGCCCGAGATCGACTGTGCGCATCCGCTCGATTCGGGTGATGCCGGGCTGCTCTATCAGTCGGTCGAGGCGACCGCCCGCGCCCTGGGCGACGACGGAAAACGCTGGAGCGCGATGTTCGCCGACCTCGGCGAACACTTCGACGACCTCGGCGACGACCTCCTCGGGCCGATCCTTCGGGTCCCCTCGCACCCGATCCGACTGGCGGCGTTCGGTCCTCGTGCCGTTCTGCCCGCCACCCTGCTGGCGCGGTGGTTCCGCACCGAGCGGGCGCGGGCGCTGTACGGCGGGATAGCCGCGCATCTGTTCTCCCGCTTCGACCGCCCGCTGACCGCGGCACTGGGGTTGATGATCGCGGCGAGCGGCCACCGTTACGGCTGGCCCGTCGCCGAAGGCGGGTCGGGCGCCATCATCGCAGCCGTCGTGGCCGCGTTGGGGGAGTCGGGCGGCAAGATCGAGACCGGGGTGCGCGTCAGCACGCGCGCCGACATCCCTCCCGCCGACCTTGTTCTGCTGGACCTGTCTCCTGCACAGGTGTTGTCGATCTACGGTGATGCGATGCCCGCTCGCGTACGCCGCTCCTACCAGCGGTACCGGGTCGGGTCGTCGGCGTTCAAGGTCGATTTCGCGATCGACGGTGACATCCCGTGGACAAATCCCGATTGCGTGCGCGCCGGGACCGTGCACCTGGGCGGCAGCTTCGACGAGGTCTCTTACACGGAGAAGCAGCGGGCGTCGGGGGTGATGGTGGAACGGCCGTTCGTCCTCCTCGGTCAGCAGTACGTCGCCGACCCCACCCGTAGTGCCGGCACCATCAATCCGATCTACGCCTACGCGCACGTTCCCCGTGGCTTCGACGGCGATGCCACCGAGCAGATCGTCACGCAGATCGAGAGATTCGCCCCCGGCTTCCGCGATCGCATCATCGCCACCACGAGCGCCGGCACCGAACAGTTGCACGCCTACAACGCCAACTTCGCGGCAGGGGACATCATCGGCGGCGCCAACGACGGTCTGCAGACAGTACTGCGGCCGCGGCTCGCACTCGACCCGTACGCGATCGGCGTTCCGGGCGTGTACATCTGCTCGCAGGCCAGCCCGCCGGGCGCCGGTGTGCACGGCCTGTGTGGATATCGTGCTGCCGAATCCGCGCTGCGCTTTGATCGAACACGTCACGGGCCCGCCGATCGATGA
- a CDS encoding PucR family transcriptional regulator, giving the protein MTGSHAYQSMSTAAGDAARDRLAGVPARADSTLLEHAAIIAKMLQDNVSEVVSELSAMMAREIDQLDSDPKLVELLEASVYGNVSTIIHVLANDIPVEHLQPTTAAVEYALRLAQRDVPSNSLVRAYHLGQNSVMRQCYLMVEDLDLDAEDSMALTRHISDVLFGYIDWITLYVFQAYEDERRRWLGAEANVQSAAIHSFLAAGADESAGRVFESETGYRLDRCHVAAILWSERDDPRELSVLDRAARDVAGTIGGGTPPIVTAIDRSTVWVWVPLVGRDQSVDPVDVVGDANIPPRVRVAVGLPAAGPRGFRRTHEQARAAYSVATMPGSSSAQVVGFGDRGVAVVSLLAQDLESTRAWVTEVLGSLAHDTANAATLRETLSVYFATKESHLHTAERLNLHRNTVKYRVGKALAEVPDDRDRLDLALALTVCEFLGPVVLAD; this is encoded by the coding sequence ATGACCGGTTCGCATGCCTACCAGTCGATGTCGACGGCCGCGGGTGATGCCGCCCGTGACCGGCTGGCAGGCGTGCCCGCCCGGGCAGACTCCACGCTGCTCGAGCATGCCGCGATCATCGCGAAGATGCTGCAGGACAATGTGTCCGAGGTGGTCTCCGAACTGAGTGCGATGATGGCCCGGGAAATCGATCAGCTCGACTCCGATCCCAAGCTCGTGGAACTCCTCGAGGCCAGTGTGTACGGCAACGTCTCGACGATCATCCACGTACTGGCCAACGATATTCCCGTCGAACACCTCCAGCCGACCACCGCCGCAGTGGAATACGCGCTCCGTCTGGCCCAGCGCGACGTGCCGTCGAACTCCCTTGTGCGGGCCTATCACCTGGGTCAGAACAGCGTGATGCGGCAGTGCTACCTGATGGTCGAGGACCTCGACCTCGACGCCGAGGACTCGATGGCCCTGACCCGGCACATCTCCGACGTGCTCTTCGGTTACATCGACTGGATCACGCTCTATGTGTTCCAAGCCTATGAAGACGAACGACGACGCTGGCTGGGCGCCGAGGCCAATGTGCAATCGGCGGCCATCCACTCCTTCCTCGCCGCAGGGGCCGACGAGTCGGCGGGACGCGTCTTCGAGAGCGAAACCGGTTATCGCCTCGATCGGTGTCATGTCGCGGCGATCCTGTGGTCGGAGCGGGACGACCCGCGTGAACTCAGCGTGCTCGACCGGGCAGCGCGCGATGTGGCGGGCACGATCGGCGGCGGGACACCACCGATCGTGACCGCCATCGATCGGTCGACGGTGTGGGTCTGGGTGCCGCTGGTGGGGCGGGACCAGAGTGTCGATCCCGTGGACGTCGTCGGCGATGCGAACATTCCCCCGAGAGTTCGTGTCGCGGTGGGGTTGCCGGCGGCGGGACCGCGCGGATTCCGCCGGACGCACGAGCAGGCACGAGCCGCATACTCGGTCGCGACGATGCCGGGGAGTTCATCTGCTCAGGTCGTCGGTTTCGGCGACCGGGGTGTCGCGGTGGTGTCGTTGCTCGCGCAGGATCTCGAGTCGACGCGCGCGTGGGTCACCGAGGTGCTCGGCAGCCTCGCTCACGACACCGCCAACGCGGCGACGCTGCGCGAAACCCTGTCGGTCTACTTCGCCACCAAGGAAAGCCACCTACACACCGCCGAACGGCTGAACCTGCACCGCAACACCGTGAAATACCGGGTGGGCAAGGCTCTCGCCGAGGTGCCCGACGACCGCGACCGCCTCGATCTCGCGCTCGCGCTGACGGTGTGCGAGTTCCTCGGTCCGGTGGTGCTGGCCGACTGA
- a CDS encoding TetR/AcrR family transcriptional regulator — MILDAASELFYDRGIHAVGVDTIATHAGVTKRTLYDRFGSKEQLVVEYLRARNDRWKAYLQERLDAAGTSPSARLGALFDATRDWSAERGHKGCAMINAHAEISDPSHPAYEIIVGQKKELLELFASIAGDAGAASPQDLAQLLLILHEGAMVSAGMGVAPAAFDIARGTALDLLATELTKS; from the coding sequence ATGATCCTCGACGCCGCGTCGGAGTTGTTCTACGACCGCGGTATCCACGCGGTCGGCGTCGACACGATCGCCACTCATGCCGGAGTCACCAAACGCACGCTCTACGATCGCTTCGGTTCCAAGGAGCAGTTGGTCGTCGAGTACCTGCGCGCCCGCAACGACAGGTGGAAGGCGTATCTGCAGGAGCGGCTCGACGCCGCCGGCACGTCGCCGAGCGCACGACTCGGAGCGCTGTTCGACGCCACGCGCGATTGGTCGGCCGAACGCGGGCACAAGGGCTGCGCCATGATCAACGCGCACGCCGAGATCAGCGATCCCAGCCATCCCGCGTACGAGATCATCGTGGGCCAGAAAAAGGAACTACTCGAGCTCTTCGCCTCGATCGCGGGCGATGCGGGCGCCGCGTCGCCGCAGGATCTGGCGCAGCTCCTGCTCATCCTCCACGAGGGCGCAATGGTCAGCGCCGGAATGGGCGTCGCCCCCGCGGCCTTTGACATCGCACGCGGCACCGCCCTCGACCTGCTCGCCACCGAATTGACGAAGTCTTAG
- a CDS encoding DMT family transporter, which yields MRTSQIGIPERWLTVVMSAVFVVCWSSGFIGAKLGAAEASVLTILMWRFLVIAIVLGGVIGVMWRRQQVPSMTRGQFGLQLVIGVLSQCGYTVTVYWAISLGVSTGTTALIDGVQPLVVAALAGPLLGAVTHGKQWLGLAVGAAGVVLVTWSDATSSAGAPWWAYLVPLLGMASLVVATFLERRVTDAPPPTVILTIHCGASAVIFTAASVAAGVAVPPAAGAFWLSIAWLTVLSTLGGYGLYWVLLRRSGVTSVNSLMFLMPPVTAVWGTAMYGEPFTWATALGLAMACGATWVVNREAAPPDATPSISKERVVAAP from the coding sequence ATGCGGACTTCACAGATCGGTATACCGGAGCGGTGGCTGACCGTCGTGATGTCGGCAGTATTCGTGGTCTGTTGGTCGTCGGGCTTCATCGGCGCCAAACTCGGTGCGGCGGAAGCGTCGGTGCTCACCATCCTCATGTGGCGGTTTCTCGTCATCGCCATCGTGCTCGGCGGTGTGATCGGGGTGATGTGGCGACGGCAGCAGGTTCCGTCGATGACCCGCGGGCAGTTCGGCCTGCAGCTCGTCATCGGCGTGCTGTCGCAGTGCGGCTACACGGTGACGGTGTACTGGGCGATCTCACTGGGGGTGAGCACCGGCACCACGGCGCTCATCGACGGCGTGCAGCCGCTCGTGGTCGCCGCGCTCGCGGGACCCCTGCTCGGTGCGGTCACGCACGGAAAGCAGTGGCTGGGCCTCGCGGTGGGCGCGGCCGGTGTCGTGCTGGTGACGTGGTCGGATGCCACATCGTCGGCCGGAGCGCCCTGGTGGGCCTACCTGGTGCCGCTGCTCGGCATGGCGAGCCTGGTGGTCGCGACGTTCCTGGAGCGACGTGTGACCGACGCCCCGCCGCCGACGGTGATCCTCACCATCCACTGCGGTGCCTCCGCGGTGATCTTCACCGCGGCAAGCGTTGCCGCCGGTGTCGCGGTGCCACCCGCGGCGGGCGCATTCTGGTTGTCGATCGCGTGGCTGACGGTTCTGTCAACGCTCGGAGGATATGGGCTGTATTGGGTGTTGCTCCGACGGTCAGGCGTCACCTCGGTGAACTCGCTGATGTTCCTGATGCCTCCGGTGACCGCGGTGTGGGGTACGGCGATGTACGGCGAACCGTTCACCTGGGCTACGGCTCTCGGTCTCGCCATGGCATGCGGTGCGACGTGGGTGGTGAATCGTGAGGCAGCGCCGCCGGATGCGACGCCGTCGATCTCGAAGGAGCGGGTCGTCGCCGCGCCCTGA
- a CDS encoding DUF3556 domain-containing protein: MGFLKQTTPEIDFPTWSQGTRAEKIRPMAQHWAEVGFGTPVALHLFYVGKIVAFILIGWAVVITTPGIDGIFDVTAWYNEPIVFQKVVLYTMLFEVVGLGCGFGPLNNRFFPPMGSILYWLRPKTIRQPPWPRIPLTAGDSRGPVDVALYGALIVVVLIALFSPGSGAIPELDTTVGVLPVWQIWTILGLLAAVGLRDKTIFLAARGEVYGALTVTFLFTGVDMIIAAKLMFLCIWLGAATSKLNRHFPFVIATMMSNNPIWRSPKIKRKFFENFPDDLRPGRRSRWIAHVSTAVEGLVPIVLFFSHGGWVGGIAAAIMLVFHFGILSSIPMGVPLEWNVFMMFGILAVFVGHPGIGLADLESPWPVVLFAVSATTVVIGNLFPRKVSFLPGMRYYAGNWDTGLWCIKPSASAKIEQGIVAIASMPAAQLERFYGSPEAAQIPLFMGYAFRSFNSHGRALFTLAHRAMSGVPENQYVLTDGERICSTAMGWNFGDGHLSNEQLIESLQSRCHFEPGEVRIVLLDAQPIHRQTQQYRLIDPAVGEFERGFVRVADLVTRQPWDDEVPVTVTWRTDGRDPGCL, encoded by the coding sequence ATGGGATTCCTCAAACAGACCACCCCGGAGATCGACTTCCCCACCTGGAGTCAGGGCACGCGCGCGGAGAAGATCCGGCCGATGGCGCAGCACTGGGCCGAGGTCGGATTCGGCACGCCGGTGGCTTTGCACCTGTTCTACGTCGGCAAGATCGTCGCATTCATCCTCATCGGGTGGGCGGTCGTCATCACGACGCCCGGTATCGACGGCATCTTCGACGTCACCGCCTGGTACAACGAACCGATCGTCTTCCAGAAGGTCGTGTTGTACACGATGCTGTTCGAGGTCGTCGGCCTCGGATGCGGGTTCGGACCGCTCAACAATCGGTTCTTCCCGCCGATGGGTTCGATCCTGTACTGGCTACGGCCGAAGACGATCCGGCAACCACCGTGGCCGCGCATCCCGCTGACCGCAGGTGATTCCCGAGGTCCCGTCGACGTCGCGCTCTACGGCGCGCTGATCGTCGTCGTGCTGATCGCCCTGTTCAGTCCCGGGTCGGGTGCGATCCCTGAACTCGACACCACCGTCGGCGTCCTGCCGGTCTGGCAGATCTGGACGATCCTCGGCCTGCTCGCCGCAGTCGGCCTGCGCGACAAGACGATCTTCCTCGCCGCCCGCGGCGAGGTGTACGGCGCGCTCACCGTGACGTTCCTGTTCACCGGCGTCGACATGATCATCGCCGCCAAGCTGATGTTCCTGTGCATCTGGCTGGGAGCCGCGACGTCGAAGTTGAACCGGCACTTTCCCTTCGTCATCGCGACGATGATGTCGAACAACCCGATCTGGCGGTCCCCGAAGATCAAACGCAAGTTCTTCGAGAACTTCCCCGACGACCTGCGCCCAGGGCGTCGTTCACGATGGATCGCCCACGTCTCCACCGCCGTGGAAGGACTCGTACCCATCGTGCTGTTCTTCTCGCACGGCGGATGGGTCGGCGGCATCGCCGCGGCGATCATGCTCGTCTTCCACTTCGGGATCCTCTCGTCGATCCCGATGGGCGTGCCGCTGGAGTGGAATGTCTTCATGATGTTCGGCATCCTCGCCGTCTTCGTCGGGCATCCCGGCATCGGGCTGGCCGACCTCGAATCACCTTGGCCCGTCGTGCTGTTCGCGGTGTCGGCCACGACCGTCGTCATCGGAAATCTGTTCCCGCGCAAGGTGTCGTTCCTGCCCGGCATGCGGTACTACGCCGGCAACTGGGACACCGGGCTCTGGTGCATCAAGCCGTCGGCGTCGGCGAAGATCGAGCAGGGCATCGTGGCCATCGCCTCGATGCCCGCCGCGCAACTCGAACGGTTCTACGGCAGCCCCGAAGCCGCTCAGATCCCGCTGTTCATGGGATATGCGTTCCGCTCGTTCAACAGTCACGGCCGGGCACTGTTCACGCTGGCGCACAGGGCGATGTCGGGCGTTCCCGAGAACCAGTACGTCCTGACCGACGGCGAGCGCATCTGCAGCACCGCGATGGGCTGGAACTTCGGCGACGGGCACCTCTCGAATGAGCAGCTCATCGAATCCCTGCAGAGCCGTTGCCATTTCGAGCCCGGCGAGGTACGCATCGTCCTACTCGACGCTCAGCCGATCCATCGCCAGACACAGCAGTACCGGTTGATCGACCCGGCGGTCGGAGAGTTCGAGCGCGGATTCGTCCGGGTCGCCGACCTCGTCACCCGCCAACCCTGGGACGACGAGGTTCCGGTGACCGTGACGTGGCGCACCGACGGCCGAGATCCCGGCTGCCTGTGA